In Nocardioides sp. zg-1228, a single window of DNA contains:
- the tilS gene encoding tRNA lysidine(34) synthetase TilS, with product MTLHPSVAAVRLPVRATLARLGPLGATATVAVACSGGADSLALASATVFEARRSGARVVGVTVDHGLQPGSAAQADRVVAQLAAMGVDETLTARVTVDTASGLGPEAAAREARYAVLEQVAEHLGASLVLLGHTLDDQAETVLLGLARGSGGRSLQGMRPAFGVFARPLLGVRRADTVTACQVEGIEVWDDPHNDDPGYTRVRVRRRVLPVLEDELGPGIAETLARTADQLREDTALLDRLAEESLARARRDGGLDVAALGAEPPALRHRVVHRAALDAGCPPSELAREHVLAVDRLLVDWRGQKWIDLPGHVRALRRDGLLVLEAVALG from the coding sequence GTGACGCTGCACCCCTCGGTCGCCGCGGTCCGGCTGCCGGTCCGCGCCACCCTCGCCCGCCTCGGGCCTCTCGGTGCCACGGCGACCGTGGCGGTCGCGTGCAGCGGGGGAGCCGACTCGCTCGCGCTCGCCTCGGCCACGGTGTTCGAGGCCCGCCGCTCGGGCGCGCGCGTCGTCGGGGTGACCGTCGACCACGGCCTGCAGCCGGGCTCGGCGGCCCAGGCCGACCGGGTCGTCGCGCAGCTCGCCGCGATGGGGGTCGACGAGACCCTCACCGCCCGGGTCACCGTCGACACCGCGTCCGGGCTCGGGCCGGAGGCCGCCGCCCGCGAGGCGAGGTACGCCGTGCTGGAGCAGGTCGCCGAGCACCTCGGCGCCAGCCTGGTGCTGCTCGGCCACACCCTCGACGACCAGGCCGAGACGGTGCTGCTCGGCCTGGCCCGCGGCTCCGGCGGGCGCTCGCTGCAGGGGATGCGGCCCGCCTTCGGGGTGTTCGCGCGCCCGCTGCTCGGCGTACGCCGGGCCGACACCGTCACCGCCTGCCAGGTCGAGGGGATCGAGGTGTGGGACGACCCCCACAACGACGACCCCGGCTACACCCGGGTCCGGGTGCGCCGGCGGGTGCTGCCGGTGCTCGAGGACGAGCTCGGGCCGGGCATCGCCGAGACGCTCGCCCGCACCGCCGACCAGCTCCGCGAGGACACCGCTCTCCTCGACCGCCTCGCCGAGGAGTCCCTGGCCCGTGCGCGCCGCGACGGCGGCCTCGACGTCGCGGCCCTGGGCGCCGAGCCGCCCGCGCTCCGCCACCGCGTCGTCCACCGCGCCGCCCTCGACGCCGGCTGCCCGCCCTCGGAGCTCGCCCGCGAGCACGTCCTCGCCGTCGACCGGCTGCTCGTGGACTGGCGCGGGCAGAAGTGGATCGACCTGCCGGGCCACGTCCGTGCGCTGCGGCGCGACGGGCTGCTGGTCCTCGAGGCCGTGGCCCTAGGCTGA
- the hpt gene encoding hypoxanthine phosphoribosyltransferase, with product MDSSHVEHDLVNILFTEEQIQQRLAEMAVQITEDYEGRELLMVGVLRGAVMVMADLSRAMPRHLEMDWMAVSSYGSGTKSSGVVRILKDLDTDISGRDVLIVDEIIDTGLTLSWLVNNLSSRNPASVEIATLLRKPEALSMPVEPKYVGWDIPNEFVVGYGLDYRERYRNLRDIGTLAPHVYS from the coding sequence ATGGACTCGTCCCACGTGGAGCACGACCTGGTCAACATCCTCTTCACCGAGGAGCAGATCCAGCAGCGGCTGGCCGAGATGGCCGTCCAGATCACCGAGGACTACGAGGGGCGCGAGCTGCTGATGGTGGGCGTCCTGCGGGGCGCGGTGATGGTGATGGCCGACCTGTCCCGGGCGATGCCGCGGCACCTGGAGATGGACTGGATGGCGGTGAGCTCCTACGGCTCGGGCACCAAGTCGAGCGGCGTGGTGCGGATCCTCAAGGACCTCGACACCGACATCAGCGGACGCGACGTGCTGATCGTCGACGAGATCATCGACACCGGGCTGACGCTGAGCTGGCTGGTCAACAACCTCTCGAGCCGCAACCCCGCGAGCGTGGAGATCGCCACGCTGCTGCGCAAGCCCGAGGCGCTCTCGATGCCCGTGGAGCCCAAGTACGTCGGCTGGGACATCCCCAACGAGTTCGTCGTCGGCTACGGCCTCGACTACCGCGAGCGCTACCGCAACCTCCGCGACATCGGCACCCTCGCACCCCACGTCTACTCCTGA
- the ftsH gene encoding ATP-dependent zinc metalloprotease FtsH: MPVKRIFKGPWVWIVLSAFAVLLAIQFLAPSDGYDEVDTSTLASYIDDGKVEEIEFNGADFEIQATLDKGTREDGDKVVAQYIDGQQEELLSAVQEQKAAGTIEKYNSTVPQPSFLGSLLATLLPFALIILLFIFLMNQAQGGGGRGVMQFAKSKAKLITKDMPKTTFGDVAGCEEAIEELGEIKEFLTDPAKFQAVGAKIPKGVLLYGPPGTGKTLLARAVAGEAGVPFYSISGSDFVEMFVGVGASRVRDLFEQAKENPPAIVFIDEIDAVGRHRGAGMGGGHDEREQTLNQLLVEMDGFDVRGGVILIAATNRPDVLDPALLRPGRFDRQIQVDAPDLNGRHQILKVHSRGKPIAQDIDLLSVARRTPGFTGADLANVLNEAALLTARSNAKMITDEALDEAIDRVIAGPQRRTRLMSEREKLITAYHEGGHALVAAALPGTDPVHKVTILPRGRALGYTMVLPDRDKYSQTRSEMLDSLAYMLGGMAAEALIFHDVTSGAGNDIEKATNLARAMVTQYGMTERLGAVKLGDSNSEPFLGRDMGHTRNYSEETAAAVDEEVKTLLNHAHQEAFEILETNRDVLDSLVLALLDKETLDKAEIAEIFEALTKRPNRPAWTGSPERVPSSIPPVDIPQAIRDRVHADTAAPEDDGGAILTPPGAGGDVHGIPEIHPDTPTPPRPDAP, from the coding sequence TTGCCTGTGAAGCGCATATTCAAGGGTCCCTGGGTGTGGATCGTCCTGTCCGCCTTCGCGGTGCTCCTGGCGATCCAGTTCCTCGCCCCCAGCGACGGCTACGACGAGGTCGACACCTCGACCCTCGCCTCCTACATCGACGACGGCAAGGTCGAGGAGATCGAGTTCAACGGCGCCGACTTCGAGATCCAGGCCACCCTCGACAAGGGCACCCGCGAGGACGGCGACAAGGTCGTCGCGCAGTACATCGACGGCCAGCAGGAGGAGCTCCTCTCGGCCGTCCAGGAGCAGAAGGCCGCCGGCACGATCGAGAAGTACAACTCGACCGTCCCCCAGCCGAGCTTCCTCGGCTCGCTGCTGGCCACCCTCCTGCCGTTCGCGCTGATCATCTTGCTGTTCATCTTCTTGATGAACCAGGCCCAGGGCGGCGGCGGCCGCGGCGTCATGCAGTTCGCCAAGTCCAAGGCCAAGCTCATCACCAAGGACATGCCCAAGACGACCTTCGGCGACGTCGCCGGCTGCGAGGAGGCGATCGAGGAGCTCGGCGAGATCAAGGAGTTCCTCACCGACCCGGCCAAGTTCCAGGCCGTCGGCGCCAAGATCCCCAAGGGCGTGCTGCTCTACGGCCCGCCCGGCACCGGCAAGACCCTGCTCGCCCGTGCCGTCGCGGGCGAGGCGGGCGTCCCGTTCTACTCGATCTCGGGCTCCGACTTCGTCGAGATGTTCGTCGGCGTCGGCGCGAGCCGGGTGCGCGACCTGTTCGAGCAGGCCAAGGAGAACCCGCCCGCCATCGTCTTCATCGACGAGATCGACGCCGTCGGCCGCCACCGCGGTGCCGGCATGGGCGGCGGCCACGACGAGCGGGAGCAGACCCTCAACCAGCTGCTGGTGGAGATGGACGGCTTCGACGTGCGCGGCGGGGTCATCCTCATCGCGGCGACCAACCGTCCCGACGTGCTCGACCCCGCGCTGCTGCGCCCGGGCCGCTTCGACCGGCAGATCCAGGTCGACGCCCCCGACCTCAACGGCCGTCACCAGATCCTCAAGGTCCACTCGCGCGGCAAGCCGATCGCGCAGGACATCGACCTGCTGAGCGTCGCGCGCCGCACGCCCGGCTTCACCGGTGCCGACCTGGCCAACGTGCTCAACGAGGCCGCGCTGCTCACCGCGCGCAGCAACGCCAAGATGATCACCGACGAGGCGCTCGACGAGGCGATCGATCGCGTGATCGCCGGACCGCAGCGCCGTACGCGCCTGATGAGCGAGCGCGAGAAGCTCATCACCGCCTACCACGAGGGCGGCCACGCGCTCGTCGCCGCCGCGCTCCCCGGCACCGACCCGGTGCACAAGGTGACGATCCTGCCGCGCGGTCGCGCGCTGGGCTACACGATGGTGCTGCCCGACCGCGACAAGTACTCCCAGACGCGCAGCGAGATGCTCGACTCGCTGGCCTACATGCTCGGCGGCATGGCCGCGGAGGCGCTGATCTTCCACGACGTGACCTCCGGTGCCGGCAACGACATCGAGAAGGCCACCAACCTGGCGCGCGCGATGGTGACCCAGTACGGCATGACCGAGCGCCTCGGCGCGGTCAAGCTGGGCGACAGCAACTCCGAGCCGTTCCTGGGCCGCGACATGGGCCACACGCGCAACTACTCCGAGGAGACGGCCGCCGCGGTCGACGAGGAGGTCAAGACCCTGCTCAACCACGCCCACCAGGAGGCGTTCGAGATCCTCGAGACCAACCGCGACGTGCTCGACTCCCTGGTGCTCGCGCTGCTCGACAAGGAGACGCTCGACAAGGCCGAGATCGCCGAGATCTTCGAGGCGCTCACCAAGCGGCCCAACCGGCCCGCCTGGACCGGGTCGCCCGAGCGGGTGCCGTCGTCGATCCCTCCGGTCGACATCCCGCAGGCGATCCGCGACCGCGTCCACGCCGACACGGCCGCCCCCGAGGACGACGGCGGCGCGATCCTCACGCCTCCCGGCGCCGGCGGTGACGTCCACGGCATCCCCGAGATCCACCCCGACACCCCCACGCCGCCGCGCCCGGACGCGCCGTGA
- the folE gene encoding GTP cyclohydrolase I FolE, translating to MTDPISVPERAPGEVPEFDHARAEAAVRELLHAIGEDPGREGLRETPARVARAYAELTQGLRQTAGDVLTTTFDLGHEEMVLVRDIELWSMCEHHLVPFTGVAHVGYIPAETGKITGLSKLARLVDVYAKRPQVQERLTTQIADSLMQILEARGVIVVIEAEHLCMTMRGVKKAGARTITSAVRGAFLTHQATRAEAMALIHSGAR from the coding sequence GTGACCGACCCGATCTCCGTGCCGGAGCGCGCGCCGGGGGAGGTCCCCGAGTTCGACCACGCGCGCGCCGAGGCGGCCGTGCGCGAGCTGCTGCACGCCATCGGCGAGGACCCCGGGCGCGAGGGGCTGCGCGAGACCCCCGCGCGGGTGGCGCGTGCCTACGCCGAGCTGACGCAGGGCCTGCGGCAGACCGCCGGCGACGTGCTGACCACCACCTTCGACCTCGGCCACGAGGAGATGGTGCTGGTCCGCGACATCGAGCTGTGGTCGATGTGCGAGCACCACCTCGTGCCGTTCACCGGGGTCGCCCACGTCGGCTACATCCCGGCCGAGACGGGCAAGATCACCGGCCTGTCCAAGCTCGCCCGGCTCGTCGACGTCTACGCCAAGCGCCCGCAGGTGCAGGAGCGGTTGACCACCCAGATCGCCGACTCGCTGATGCAGATCCTCGAGGCCCGCGGCGTGATCGTGGTGATCGAGGCCGAGCACCTGTGCATGACGATGCGCGGGGTCAAGAAGGCCGGCGCACGCACCATCACCTCCGCGGTCCGGGGCGCGTTCCTCACCCACCAGGCCACCCGCGCCGAGGCGATGGCGCTCATCCACTCCGGGGCCAGGTGA
- the folP gene encoding dihydropteroate synthase: MGIVNVTPDSFSDGGRWATTEAAVDHGRLLLAQGADLLDIGGESTRPGATRPLVAEELDRVVPVIRELADAGALLSVDTMRAEVAQAALDAGARIVNDVSGGLADPRILDVVAASDASYVAMHWRAHSDRMRDFTDYAPDGVVASVRRELAERLEAVEAAGIPRSRVLLDPGLGFAKEPHHNWDLLAALERLHELGCPLLVGASRKSFLGSLLAQDGRPRPVDEREHAHAALVALLAVRGVECLRVHDVRATRDALAVVEAMRSHDEVARRSHTEVAHDG; encoded by the coding sequence ATGGGGATCGTCAACGTCACGCCCGACTCGTTCTCCGACGGCGGCCGGTGGGCGACCACCGAGGCCGCGGTCGACCACGGCCGGCTCCTGCTCGCGCAGGGGGCCGACCTGCTCGACATCGGCGGGGAGTCGACCCGCCCCGGCGCCACCCGGCCGCTGGTCGCCGAGGAGCTCGACCGCGTCGTGCCCGTGATCCGCGAGCTCGCGGACGCCGGTGCCCTGCTCTCGGTCGACACGATGCGCGCCGAGGTGGCCCAGGCCGCCCTCGACGCCGGCGCGCGGATCGTCAACGACGTGTCCGGCGGCCTGGCCGACCCGCGGATCCTCGACGTCGTCGCCGCGAGCGACGCCTCCTACGTCGCGATGCACTGGCGCGCCCACTCCGACCGGATGCGCGACTTCACCGACTACGCGCCCGACGGGGTGGTGGCGTCGGTGCGCCGCGAGCTCGCCGAGCGGCTCGAGGCCGTCGAGGCCGCCGGCATCCCCCGCTCGCGCGTGCTGCTCGACCCCGGCCTCGGCTTCGCCAAGGAGCCGCACCACAACTGGGACCTGCTGGCCGCGCTCGAGCGCCTGCACGAGCTCGGCTGCCCGCTGCTGGTCGGCGCCAGCCGCAAGTCGTTCCTCGGCTCGCTGCTGGCCCAGGACGGCCGACCGCGGCCGGTCGACGAGCGCGAGCACGCCCACGCCGCGCTGGTGGCCCTGCTGGCCGTGCGCGGGGTCGAGTGCCTGCGCGTGCACGACGTACGAGCCACCCGCGACGCGCTCGCGGTGGTCGAGGCGATGAGGTCGCACGATGAGGTCGCACGGAGATCGCACACGGAGGTCGCACATGACGGATGA
- the folB gene encoding dihydroneopterin aldolase, whose product MTDELSVRGIECFAHHGVFDFERREGQVFVVDLVLGIDTRPAAASDDLADTVDYGSLTADVKAAVERDPVDLIETVGQRIADVCLTDSRVEWARVTLHKPDAPIDATYSDVALTITRTRGNAHD is encoded by the coding sequence ATGACGGATGAGCTGTCGGTCCGGGGCATCGAGTGCTTCGCCCACCACGGCGTCTTCGACTTCGAGAGGCGCGAGGGCCAGGTCTTCGTCGTCGACCTCGTGCTGGGCATCGACACCCGCCCGGCGGCGGCCTCCGACGACCTCGCCGACACCGTGGACTACGGGTCGCTGACCGCCGACGTCAAGGCTGCCGTCGAGCGCGACCCGGTCGACCTGATAGAAACCGTCGGCCAACGCATCGCCGATGTGTGCCTGACGGACTCTCGTGTTGAATGGGCGCGAGTCACGCTGCACAAACCTGATGCCCCCATCGACGCGACGTACTCGGACGTCGCGCTGACGATCACCAGAACGCGAGGCAACGCTCATGACTGA
- the folK gene encoding 2-amino-4-hydroxy-6-hydroxymethyldihydropteridine diphosphokinase — protein MTETPNPHIVDTDALTGEMHPIRRVVVALGSNLGERLASLQGAVNALADTPDFFVTGVSPVYETEPVDAPEGSRPFLNAVLLADTTLPAARLMERALAIEDAFGRERGDVPNAARTLDVDLIVVGDRRSNEDFLRLPHPRAHERAFVLQPWYDLEPDAVFPGRGPIADLLDASDSSGVKRREDLTLEVE, from the coding sequence ATGACTGAGACCCCCAACCCCCACATCGTGGACACCGACGCCCTCACCGGCGAGATGCACCCGATCCGTCGCGTGGTGGTTGCGCTGGGCTCCAACCTCGGAGAGCGCCTGGCCTCCCTCCAGGGGGCGGTCAACGCCCTCGCCGACACCCCCGACTTCTTCGTCACGGGCGTCTCGCCGGTCTACGAGACCGAGCCGGTCGACGCCCCCGAGGGGTCGCGTCCGTTCCTCAACGCCGTCCTGCTCGCCGACACGACGCTCCCGGCCGCGCGGCTGATGGAGCGGGCGCTGGCGATCGAGGACGCGTTCGGCCGCGAGCGCGGCGACGTCCCCAACGCTGCGCGCACCCTCGACGTCGACCTCATCGTGGTCGGCGACCGCCGCTCCAACGAGGACTTCCTCCGGCTGCCGCACCCGCGTGCCCACGAGCGGGCGTTCGTGCTGCAGCCGTGGTACGACCTCGAGCCCGACGCGGTCTTCCCCGGCCGGGGCCCGATCGCCGACCTGCTCGACGCCTCCGACTCCTCGGGCGTGAAGAGGCGCGAGGACCTCACGCTCGAGGTCGAGTGA
- a CDS encoding DUF3180 domain-containing protein translates to MTGPEGPEGPDGPDGDPPEPRGTLRPTSAGALTVCAVVGLALGWGMHPLVEALTGRPPLVSWAQALVLVMVAAIMAFLAWHTWQTVHVRGERLEAQQAVNRLVLARACALAGTLVAAGYVGYTVGWLGDESQYAQGWMLRALVAAAGAAGVSVASLALERACRADGGRSQP, encoded by the coding sequence GTGACCGGCCCCGAGGGTCCCGAGGGTCCCGACGGCCCCGACGGGGATCCGCCGGAGCCGCGCGGGACGCTGCGCCCCACCTCCGCGGGCGCCCTGACGGTGTGCGCCGTCGTGGGCCTGGCGCTCGGGTGGGGCATGCACCCGCTGGTCGAGGCGCTGACCGGGCGGCCGCCGCTGGTGTCGTGGGCGCAGGCCCTGGTGCTCGTCATGGTCGCCGCGATCATGGCGTTCCTGGCCTGGCACACGTGGCAGACGGTGCACGTGCGCGGTGAGCGGCTCGAGGCGCAGCAGGCCGTCAACCGGCTCGTGCTGGCCCGGGCGTGCGCGCTCGCCGGCACGCTCGTCGCCGCCGGCTACGTCGGCTACACGGTCGGCTGGCTGGGCGACGAGTCGCAGTACGCCCAAGGCTGGATGCTGCGCGCACTGGTCGCTGCGGCCGGGGCGGCCGGCGTGAGTGTGGCCTCGCTCGCCCTCGAGCGTGCGTGTCGCGCAGACGGCGGCCGGTCACAGCCCTAG
- a CDS encoding GNAT family N-acetyltransferase: MIPEDNRFESDPADALPDDPGLAAGWQAESPDGDDPATIERLVELLREHERAGRGWASSGEDAVRVEVSDRGLAMRENVVLRDPDGRIQAWGSVHDRASGRMLFVHIVARDLDERVAARCSDVLFAWAQTQAEAVGAARGVPEQQIDTGAFADDERQHAWLAAAGFERVRTWWQMSRPVEPAEAELVPDPARWERKGVVFRLVERQGGPDSGGMPDEADLRAVHDVLEGAFTDHFNSTEETFDEFIHRLREDPGHRWDHWWLAEITDEAGRTEAAGALVGSVSESDTGPDGSYVAYLGVLESARGRGVATGLLRTIIADAASRGRDRVGLEVDADSPTGADGLYTSMGWATSYVTESWHRTVTTSTTG; encoded by the coding sequence GTGATCCCCGAGGACAACCGGTTCGAGAGCGACCCCGCCGACGCGCTGCCCGACGACCCCGGGCTCGCGGCGGGCTGGCAGGCCGAGAGTCCCGACGGCGACGACCCGGCCACGATCGAGCGGCTCGTCGAGCTGCTGCGTGAGCACGAGCGCGCCGGCCGCGGGTGGGCGAGCTCCGGCGAGGACGCCGTGCGGGTCGAGGTCTCCGACCGCGGCCTGGCGATGCGCGAGAACGTCGTGCTGCGCGACCCCGACGGCCGGATCCAGGCCTGGGGGAGCGTCCACGACCGCGCGTCGGGGCGGATGCTCTTCGTGCACATCGTCGCCCGCGACCTCGACGAGCGCGTCGCCGCGCGCTGCAGCGACGTGCTGTTCGCGTGGGCGCAGACCCAGGCGGAGGCGGTCGGGGCGGCCCGCGGCGTGCCGGAGCAGCAGATCGACACGGGCGCCTTCGCCGACGACGAGCGCCAGCACGCCTGGCTCGCCGCGGCCGGGTTCGAGCGCGTCCGCACCTGGTGGCAGATGAGCCGCCCGGTGGAGCCGGCCGAGGCCGAGCTGGTGCCCGACCCGGCACGCTGGGAGCGCAAGGGCGTGGTCTTCCGCCTGGTCGAGCGCCAGGGCGGCCCGGACTCCGGCGGCATGCCCGACGAGGCCGACCTGCGCGCGGTGCACGACGTGCTGGAAGGGGCCTTCACCGACCACTTCAACTCGACGGAGGAGACCTTCGACGAGTTCATCCACCGCCTCCGCGAGGACCCCGGCCACCGCTGGGACCACTGGTGGCTGGCCGAGATCACCGACGAGGCGGGCCGCACCGAGGCCGCCGGCGCCCTGGTGGGCTCGGTGAGCGAGTCCGACACCGGCCCCGACGGGTCCTACGTCGCCTACCTCGGCGTGCTCGAGTCGGCGCGCGGGCGCGGCGTGGCCACGGGCCTGCTCCGCACGATCATCGCCGACGCCGCGTCACGCGGCCGCGACCGCGTCGGCCTGGAGGTCGACGCCGACTCGCCCACCGGCGCCGACGGCCTCTACACGTCGATGGGCTGGGCCACGTCCTACGTCACGGAGTCGTGGCACCGGACCGTGACGACCTCGACGACCGGCTGA
- a CDS encoding ATP-binding cassette domain-containing protein, producing MIRLEGVGKTYPDGTVAVHELDLDVARGEMVCLVGPSGCGKSTTLKMINRLIEPTTGRIWLDGRDVTDADPVQLRRGIGYVIQQIGLFPHQRIEQNVMTVPLLYGESRATARERAHELLATVGLDPEQYARRYPHELSGGQRQRVGVARALAADPPVLLMDEPFGAVDPVVRGRLQDEFRRLQAELGKTVVLVTHAIDEAIRMGDRVAVFAAGGRLAQYATPGELLAHPADEQVADFVGAGGIRTLTVTRLTVEHLEPIHGVATGDLGSAIDLDSSLEEALAAMLRDDKPMIGVRRGATFVGVLTPAGVHRALRQSLRGPSS from the coding sequence ATGATCCGGCTCGAAGGCGTGGGCAAGACCTACCCCGACGGCACCGTGGCCGTCCACGAGCTCGACCTCGACGTGGCCCGCGGCGAGATGGTCTGCCTGGTCGGGCCGTCGGGCTGCGGCAAGTCCACGACGCTCAAGATGATCAACCGGCTGATCGAGCCCACCACCGGCCGCATCTGGCTCGACGGCCGCGACGTCACCGACGCCGACCCCGTCCAGCTGCGCCGCGGCATCGGCTACGTCATCCAGCAGATCGGCCTGTTCCCCCACCAGCGCATCGAGCAGAACGTGATGACGGTGCCGCTGCTCTACGGCGAGTCCAGGGCGACCGCCCGCGAGCGCGCCCACGAGCTCCTCGCCACCGTCGGCCTCGACCCCGAGCAGTACGCCCGCCGCTACCCCCACGAGCTGTCCGGCGGCCAGCGCCAGCGCGTCGGCGTCGCCCGCGCGCTCGCCGCCGACCCGCCCGTGCTGCTGATGGACGAGCCGTTCGGCGCCGTCGACCCCGTGGTGCGCGGCCGCCTGCAGGACGAGTTCCGGCGGCTCCAGGCCGAGCTGGGCAAGACGGTCGTGCTGGTGACCCACGCCATCGACGAGGCGATCCGGATGGGCGACCGGGTGGCCGTCTTCGCCGCGGGCGGCCGGCTCGCCCAGTACGCCACCCCCGGCGAGCTGCTCGCCCACCCGGCCGACGAGCAGGTGGCCGACTTCGTGGGCGCCGGCGGCATCCGCACCCTCACCGTGACCCGGCTGACCGTCGAGCACCTCGAGCCGATCCACGGGGTCGCGACCGGCGACCTCGGCTCGGCCATCGACCTCGACTCCTCGCTCGAGGAGGCGCTCGCCGCGATGCTGCGCGACGACAAGCCGATGATCGGCGTGCGGCGCGGCGCGACGTTCGTCGGGGTGCTCACCCCGGCCGGGGTGCACCGGGCGTTGCGCCAGTCGCTGCGCGGCCCGTCGAGCTGA
- a CDS encoding ABC transporter permease, with the protein MTILAAADSGPSCYSRFVNEWFCWQYVEDRHAQITDALVEHVAITLAALALGIAIAVPLALLARRLPRLESLVLGVSTGVYTVPSLALLPLLVPFTGLSAATVVIGLGLYALTILVRALLDGLRSVPDDVREAATGLGYGRARMLTRIEMPLALPVVMAGLRVAAVSTVALTTVGTLVSYGGLGDLISHGVQRDFRAELLTAAVLCVVLAVVLDAVLVVVQRVLTPWTAGAR; encoded by the coding sequence GTGACCATACTGGCCGCGGCCGACTCGGGGCCGAGCTGTTACAGCCGCTTCGTCAACGAGTGGTTCTGCTGGCAGTACGTCGAGGACCGTCACGCCCAGATCACCGACGCGCTGGTCGAGCACGTCGCCATCACCCTCGCCGCGCTCGCCCTCGGCATCGCCATCGCCGTGCCGCTGGCGCTGCTCGCCCGGCGGCTGCCCCGCCTGGAGTCGCTGGTGCTGGGCGTCAGCACCGGCGTCTACACCGTGCCCTCGCTCGCGCTGCTGCCGCTGCTGGTGCCGTTCACCGGGCTCTCGGCGGCCACGGTCGTGATCGGGCTCGGGCTCTACGCGCTCACCATCTTGGTCCGGGCCCTCCTCGACGGGCTGCGCTCGGTGCCCGACGACGTGCGGGAGGCGGCCACGGGACTGGGCTACGGGCGGGCGCGGATGCTCACCCGCATCGAGATGCCCCTCGCCCTGCCGGTGGTGATGGCCGGCCTGCGGGTGGCGGCCGTGTCGACGGTCGCGCTCACCACGGTCGGCACGCTGGTGTCCTACGGCGGGCTCGGCGACCTGATCTCCCACGGCGTGCAGCGCGACTTCCGCGCCGAGCTGTTGACCGCCGCGGTGCTGTGCGTCGTGCTGGCCGTCGTGCTCGACGCGGTGCTCGTCGTGGTGCAGCGCGTGCTGACGCCGTGGACGGCGGGGGCCCGCTGA
- a CDS encoding ABC transporter permease subunit: MELFADTWHYLLDPASWTGSGGLVARLLEQLLLTATALVAAMLLGLPLALWLGHLGKGGFLAVNISNVGRAVPTFALLALLVAADWPGSADFGPYGRAGLATLIALVLFALPPLITNGYVGMREVPSDVQEAADGMGMSRLQRFWRVELPLALPVVASGVRLALVQVWATATIAALVAGPGLGRIITEGFARNDYAQGMAGAVVVALVALLLELAAAGVQRAADPMSRASSPNRDDAPSVASTTVTEAPTGS; the protein is encoded by the coding sequence ATGGAGCTCTTCGCCGACACCTGGCACTACCTCCTCGACCCCGCGAGCTGGACCGGCTCGGGCGGCCTCGTCGCCCGCCTGCTCGAGCAGCTGCTGCTCACCGCCACGGCCCTCGTCGCCGCCATGCTGCTCGGCCTGCCCCTCGCCCTGTGGCTCGGCCACCTCGGCAAGGGCGGCTTCCTCGCCGTCAACATCTCCAACGTGGGGCGCGCCGTGCCGACGTTCGCGCTCCTCGCCCTCCTGGTCGCCGCCGACTGGCCCGGCTCCGCCGACTTCGGCCCCTACGGCCGGGCCGGGCTCGCCACCCTCATCGCGCTCGTGCTCTTCGCCCTCCCGCCCCTCATCACCAACGGCTACGTCGGGATGCGCGAGGTGCCCTCCGACGTGCAGGAGGCGGCCGACGGCATGGGCATGTCGCGCCTGCAGCGCTTCTGGCGCGTCGAGCTGCCGCTGGCGCTGCCGGTGGTGGCCTCCGGCGTGCGGCTCGCACTCGTCCAGGTGTGGGCCACGGCCACGATCGCGGCGCTGGTCGCCGGCCCCGGGCTGGGACGCATCATCACCGAGGGGTTCGCGCGCAACGACTACGCCCAGGGCATGGCGGGCGCGGTGGTGGTCGCGCTCGTCGCCCTCCTGCTCGAGCTCGCCGCGGCCGGCGTCCAGCGTGCCGCCGACCCGATGTCGCGCGCCTCGTCACCCAATCGTGATGACGCCCCGTCGGTGGCCTCGACTACGGTGACAGAGGCTCCCACCGGGAGCTGA